The Gemmata palustris genome includes a region encoding these proteins:
- a CDS encoding UDP-3-O-acyl-N-acetylglucosamine deacetylase produces the protein MRVIGYRHQRTLAAPVSVGGVGFITGARVRLRFLPAAPDTGLVFRRTDLPDVPTVPARAARVSGTQRRTTLGPQHTSITLVEHVLAALSGLRVDNCVVELDGAEPPGLDGSAAGFVAALTGAGIVTQRTRRAIYGVTKPVVVRTPGATLGLHPADGPELRISYRLDYGPGTTIVPQTHTLAVTPETFARDLAACRTFLTEAEAHGLRAQGVGRHLTGADLLVFGPRGPIENAVRFADEPARHKILDLIGDLALCGFDLAGHLVAYRSGHSLNVELARQLACAVGAGAEAESKSRKVAGRKVVKPASRAA, from the coding sequence GTGCGCGTCATCGGCTACCGACACCAACGAACACTCGCCGCGCCGGTCTCGGTCGGGGGCGTGGGCTTTATCACCGGGGCGCGGGTGCGCCTGCGGTTCCTGCCCGCGGCCCCGGACACGGGGCTCGTGTTCCGGCGCACCGACCTGCCGGACGTGCCCACGGTGCCCGCCCGCGCCGCCCGCGTGAGCGGGACGCAGCGCCGGACCACCCTCGGCCCCCAGCACACCAGCATCACGCTCGTCGAACACGTGCTCGCCGCGCTCTCCGGCCTCCGGGTCGACAACTGCGTGGTGGAACTCGACGGCGCGGAGCCCCCGGGCCTCGACGGATCGGCCGCGGGCTTCGTGGCCGCGCTGACCGGCGCCGGGATCGTGACCCAGCGCACCCGCCGGGCCATTTACGGCGTCACCAAGCCGGTCGTCGTCCGCACCCCGGGCGCGACGCTCGGGCTGCACCCGGCCGACGGCCCCGAGCTGCGCATCAGCTACCGCCTGGACTACGGCCCCGGCACCACGATCGTGCCGCAGACGCACACGCTCGCGGTCACCCCGGAAACGTTCGCCCGCGACCTCGCGGCGTGCCGGACGTTCCTCACCGAGGCCGAGGCGCACGGGCTCCGGGCCCAGGGCGTGGGCCGGCACCTGACCGGCGCGGACCTGCTCGTGTTCGGCCCCCGCGGGCCGATCGAGAACGCGGTCCGGTTCGCGGACGAACCGGCCCGGCACAAGATCCTGGACCTGATCGGCGACCTCGCGCTGTGCGGGTTCGACCTCGCGGGCCACCTGGTCGCGTACCGCTCGGGGCACTCACTGAACGTGGAACTCGCGCGGCAACTGGCCTGCGCGGTCGGGGCCGGCGCCGAAGCCGAGTCCAAAAGTCGTAAAGTCGCAGGTCGTAAAGTCGTAAAGCCCGCGAGCCGGGCCGCCTGA
- a CDS encoding OmpH family outer membrane protein — protein MNRTFMFLSAALGIAGVVYLTSASHAQPPAGGAPAPGGAPAAPATRPTIAVFNMAGVMRDFGQAKYQVHLLNQKKGELSKYLLNLRGEYLGHQKDLTANPNHPEKEAKAQRMLALQRAIEDEDRKINKTLNDEASKIISELYDKIKTVVDKTAEMNGYHIVFAYPDAVSSEELNSPYIKELKLKPPAAQPFYVAPHADITGVVVKTLNVWYQPTDAQGKPVDVSKLVTDPAASAPSTGGPPPVGGAPAGSGALPVPGKP, from the coding sequence GTGAATCGCACGTTCATGTTCCTGTCGGCGGCCCTCGGCATCGCGGGCGTGGTGTACCTCACCAGCGCGTCGCACGCCCAACCCCCGGCCGGCGGCGCGCCCGCGCCCGGCGGCGCACCGGCCGCGCCGGCCACGCGCCCGACGATCGCGGTCTTCAACATGGCCGGCGTCATGCGCGACTTCGGCCAGGCGAAGTACCAGGTTCACCTGCTGAACCAGAAGAAGGGCGAACTGTCCAAGTACCTGCTCAACCTGCGGGGCGAGTACCTCGGGCACCAGAAGGACCTCACGGCCAACCCGAACCACCCGGAAAAAGAAGCCAAGGCGCAGCGCATGCTCGCCCTGCAGCGGGCCATCGAGGACGAGGACCGGAAGATCAACAAGACGCTCAACGACGAGGCGAGCAAGATCATTTCGGAGCTGTACGACAAGATCAAGACCGTGGTGGACAAGACCGCCGAGATGAACGGCTACCACATCGTGTTCGCGTACCCGGACGCGGTGTCGAGCGAGGAGCTGAACAGCCCGTACATCAAGGAACTCAAGTTGAAGCCGCCCGCGGCCCAACCGTTCTACGTGGCCCCGCACGCGGACATCACCGGCGTGGTGGTGAAGACCCTCAACGTCTGGTACCAGCCGACCGACGCCCAGGGCAAGCCCGTGGACGTCAGCAAGCTGGTCACCGACCCGGCCGCTTCCGCCCCCTCCACCGGCGGCCCGCCCCCGGTCGGCGGCGCCCCGGCCGGTTCGGGCGCGCTGCCCGTCCCGGGCAAGCCGTAA
- a CDS encoding sulfotransferase family protein, producing the protein MPQNASAADSVTEPGRAPDPKRPAPAKAPKREWSPRVWEGMDCFTWMRLLRDNGFAVQAPYWYIAAIVSVNSVMNAALRWMLNARYGERVRETVIEKPPVFVIGHWRTGTTLLHELMIRDAQFGFPDMQDCFNPHHALLTNQFFKRYGKWMLPDKRPMDNMPFGWERPQEDEFALALMGVPSTYTDFAFPARVPKDTGALDLSGLSPQQLAKWKRVFVRFLKEVTARTGKQLVLKSPPHTARVPVLLELFPDAKFVHIVRNPRAVFPSTVNLWRSLGRSHGLQTPTDTGLEEKVLREFRVIYDRLEDARPLFKEGHFAELRYEDLVRNPVSELQKVYATLNLGDFDAVRPRIEEYQRQNANYETNKFRTTDAESALVTERWGDVIRRYGYE; encoded by the coding sequence ATGCCCCAGAACGCGAGCGCTGCTGATTCCGTTACCGAACCGGGCCGCGCCCCGGACCCGAAGCGCCCGGCCCCGGCGAAGGCGCCGAAGCGGGAGTGGTCGCCGCGCGTCTGGGAGGGGATGGACTGTTTCACCTGGATGCGACTGTTGCGGGACAACGGGTTCGCGGTGCAGGCGCCGTACTGGTACATCGCGGCCATCGTATCCGTCAATTCCGTAATGAACGCGGCGCTCCGGTGGATGCTCAACGCCCGGTACGGCGAGCGCGTGCGCGAAACGGTGATCGAGAAGCCGCCGGTGTTCGTGATCGGCCACTGGCGCACCGGCACCACGCTCCTGCACGAGCTGATGATTCGCGACGCGCAGTTCGGCTTCCCCGACATGCAGGACTGTTTCAACCCGCACCACGCGCTGCTCACCAATCAATTCTTCAAGCGCTACGGGAAGTGGATGCTGCCCGACAAGCGCCCGATGGACAACATGCCGTTCGGCTGGGAGCGCCCGCAGGAAGACGAGTTCGCACTGGCGCTCATGGGGGTGCCCTCCACGTACACCGACTTCGCGTTCCCGGCCCGGGTGCCGAAGGACACCGGCGCGCTCGATTTGTCGGGCCTCTCGCCCCAGCAGTTGGCGAAATGGAAGCGCGTGTTCGTGCGGTTCCTGAAGGAAGTGACCGCGCGGACCGGCAAGCAGCTCGTGCTGAAGTCGCCGCCGCACACGGCCCGCGTGCCGGTGCTGCTCGAACTGTTCCCGGACGCGAAGTTCGTCCACATCGTCCGCAACCCGCGCGCGGTGTTCCCCTCGACCGTCAACCTCTGGCGGTCGCTGGGCCGCAGCCACGGGTTGCAAACGCCGACCGATACGGGGCTTGAAGAAAAGGTGCTGCGCGAGTTCCGGGTGATCTACGACCGGCTCGAAGACGCGCGCCCCCTCTTTAAAGAGGGGCACTTCGCGGAACTGCGGTACGAGGACCTGGTCCGCAACCCCGTCAGCGAGTTGCAGAAAGTTTACGCGACCCTGAACCTCGGGGACTTCGACGCGGTGCGCCCGCGGATCGAGGAGTACCAGCGCCAGAACGCGAACTACGAGACGAACAAGTTCCGGACGACGGACGCCGAGAGCGCGCTCGTCACGGAGCGCTGGGGCGACGTGATCCGGCGCTACGGGTACGAGTAA
- the dnaX gene encoding DNA polymerase III subunit gamma/tau encodes MSKSKPNPAPGAEPPAYTVVARRYRPQQFSELIGQEHVANALVNALKSGRVAHAYLFTGARGVGKTSAARILAKALNCMKGDKATATPCDECDSCRAVMTGDDVDVLEIDGASNNKVEEVRDLRQNVGFRPARGRYKIYIIDEVHMLSTSAFNALLKTLEEPPEHVKFILATTEVQKIPITILSRCQRFDFAHVGPTKIFDQLKRIVEREGHPADDDALRIVARRAAGSMRDSQSLLDQLLASAPGKLTAEQVSAVLGTAADHRVIDLARAMLGGDPKGALDLIASWVERGLQIGELVDQLVEYWRALMLVSCGGAEVRELPVSSNQFEAVKTQAASVSLDTILAGLEVLTATKARMRGSPYTQVLLEMAVVRLCRIGDLRSLDQLVQALTQPGVQSPVVAAGTGTQPPARAVTAPAGGANDAAKKNGPLMAALTAKAAESVSPNAAPSTVALSEMTLHDVWDRFYRYAGEKYPILAKHLNYVSSYAILGPNSLVIRFPPSYSEAQVACATETGALRLTDAMKRITGQAITLRFEPDRANGARPLVGDTQPSTASRGDVKQLLPSLPMFKKVFNVFGGQIRQVDDDFNPFAPPKPVETKDKDETDTDEG; translated from the coding sequence ATGTCGAAGTCGAAGCCGAACCCCGCACCCGGCGCCGAACCCCCGGCGTACACGGTCGTCGCGCGGAGGTACCGGCCGCAGCAGTTTTCCGAACTGATCGGGCAGGAGCACGTCGCCAACGCGCTCGTCAACGCGCTCAAGTCCGGGCGCGTCGCGCACGCTTACTTGTTCACGGGCGCACGCGGGGTCGGCAAAACCAGCGCCGCCCGCATCCTCGCCAAAGCCCTCAACTGCATGAAGGGCGACAAGGCCACCGCCACCCCGTGCGACGAGTGCGACAGTTGCCGCGCCGTGATGACCGGCGACGACGTGGACGTGCTGGAGATCGACGGCGCGAGCAACAACAAGGTGGAGGAGGTCCGCGACCTGCGCCAGAACGTCGGGTTCCGCCCGGCGCGCGGCCGGTACAAGATCTACATCATCGACGAAGTCCACATGCTCTCCACGTCCGCGTTCAACGCGCTGCTGAAGACGCTGGAGGAGCCGCCCGAGCACGTCAAGTTCATCCTCGCGACCACGGAAGTGCAAAAAATACCGATCACGATCCTGTCGCGGTGCCAGCGGTTCGACTTCGCGCACGTCGGGCCGACGAAAATCTTCGACCAGCTCAAGCGCATCGTCGAACGCGAGGGCCACCCGGCCGACGATGACGCGCTGCGGATCGTCGCGCGGCGCGCGGCCGGGTCCATGCGCGACTCGCAATCGCTGCTCGATCAGCTCCTCGCCTCGGCGCCAGGCAAACTCACGGCGGAGCAAGTCAGCGCCGTTCTGGGGACCGCGGCCGATCATCGCGTGATCGACCTCGCCCGCGCGATGCTCGGGGGCGACCCCAAAGGCGCGCTGGACCTCATCGCGTCGTGGGTCGAGCGCGGGCTGCAGATCGGGGAACTCGTTGACCAGCTCGTGGAATACTGGCGCGCACTGATGCTCGTGAGTTGCGGCGGAGCGGAAGTGCGCGAGCTGCCCGTTTCATCCAACCAATTTGAAGCGGTGAAGACGCAAGCCGCGAGCGTTTCTCTCGATACTATTCTTGCGGGCCTGGAAGTGTTGACCGCCACAAAAGCGCGAATGCGCGGCAGCCCCTACACGCAGGTGCTGTTGGAAATGGCGGTCGTCCGCTTGTGCCGGATCGGGGACCTCCGGTCGCTCGACCAACTGGTGCAAGCGCTGACGCAGCCGGGGGTACAATCTCCCGTGGTTGCTGCGGGGACGGGCACTCAGCCACCTGCACGGGCAGTTACAGCGCCAGCGGGTGGTGCAAACGACGCTGCAAAAAAAAACGGCCCCCTGATGGCGGCGCTGACGGCTAAAGCGGCCGAAAGCGTTTCTCCTAATGCCGCCCCGTCCACCGTTGCGCTCAGCGAAATGACCCTTCACGACGTGTGGGATCGCTTCTACCGCTACGCCGGTGAAAAGTACCCGATCCTGGCTAAACACCTTAATTATGTCAGTTCGTATGCAATTTTGGGGCCAAATTCCCTAGTAATCCGCTTCCCCCCAAGCTATAGTGAAGCACAAGTCGCATGTGCGACCGAGACCGGAGCCCTGCGGCTCACGGACGCGATGAAGCGGATCACCGGCCAGGCGATCACGCTGCGGTTCGAGCCGGACCGGGCGAACGGCGCCCGGCCGCTGGTCGGGGACACGCAACCGTCGACCGCGTCGCGCGGGGACGTGAAGCAGTTGCTCCCCTCGCTCCCGATGTTCAAGAAGGTGTTCAACGTTTTCGGCGGGCAGATCCGGCAGGTGGACGACGACTTCAACCCCTTTGCCCCGCCGAAGCCGGTCGAGACCAAAGACAAAGACGAGACCGATACCGACGAAGGGTGA
- a CDS encoding YbaB/EbfC family nucleoid-associated protein, which yields MFKGLGSMLSLLGNQGKIQEEIQKFQAQVGQITAEASSGAGYVTAKVNGRMEVLSVRISDDALKLNDREMLEDLVTAAVNQALTKVRAQLAEESAKMAANIGLPPGMLGGGGFPGMG from the coding sequence ATGTTCAAGGGCCTCGGATCGATGCTGAGCCTCCTGGGGAACCAGGGCAAAATTCAGGAAGAGATTCAGAAGTTCCAGGCCCAGGTGGGGCAGATCACCGCGGAGGCGTCGTCCGGCGCCGGGTACGTGACCGCGAAAGTGAACGGGCGCATGGAAGTGCTCAGCGTCCGCATCTCGGACGACGCGCTGAAACTCAACGACCGCGAGATGCTCGAGGACCTCGTGACCGCGGCCGTGAACCAGGCGCTCACGAAGGTGCGCGCCCAGCTCGCCGAAGAGAGCGCGAAGATGGCCGCGAACATCGGGCTCCCCCCCGGGATGCTCGGGGGCGGCGGGTTCCCCGGCATGGGCTGA
- the recR gene encoding recombination mediator RecR, with translation MADVSEPAGVIAGLLEELTKLPGIGPKSAERIAHFLLAGDRRHAVELAQALQAVADRVRPCSECFNLTDGTLCPICGDPKRDAGLLCVVETPRDVNSFERAGNFRGLYHVLGGRLAPLDGMGPDRLTFSALVARVTRGGVREVILATSPTLEGDGTALFASTVLAPTGVPVTRLARGLPSGSSLELANAQMLAEALDGRRTF, from the coding sequence ATGGCGGACGTGTCCGAACCGGCAGGCGTGATCGCGGGGCTGCTCGAGGAGCTGACCAAGCTCCCCGGCATCGGTCCCAAAAGTGCCGAGCGCATCGCGCACTTTTTACTCGCGGGCGACCGCCGGCACGCGGTCGAACTCGCTCAGGCGCTGCAGGCCGTCGCGGACCGCGTGCGCCCGTGTAGCGAGTGCTTCAACCTGACCGACGGGACGTTGTGCCCGATTTGTGGAGACCCGAAGCGCGACGCGGGGTTGTTGTGTGTAGTGGAAACGCCGCGCGACGTGAACTCGTTCGAGCGCGCCGGTAACTTTCGCGGGCTGTACCACGTCCTGGGCGGGCGCCTGGCCCCGCTTGATGGGATGGGGCCGGACCGGTTGACCTTCAGTGCGCTGGTGGCGCGCGTGACACGCGGCGGGGTGCGCGAGGTGATTCTCGCGACCAGCCCGACGCTCGAGGGCGACGGCACGGCACTGTTCGCGTCCACGGTTCTGGCGCCGACCGGGGTGCCCGTCACGCGATTGGCACGGGGATTGCCTAGCGGTAGTTCTCTGGAACTCGCGAACGCACAAATGCTGGCCGAGGCACTCGACGGGCGCCGAACGTTTTAA
- the rpoN gene encoding RNA polymerase factor sigma-54, which yields MDLRVRQDLRQVLAPRMIQSMEILQLSITDLQAKIDEALQENPFLELKEKLGEVDEVAPDFNPDAPLKHDETGDLEFSRLEELNRDWDDHFNEEHRGSRASMEEDGDRKLEAMANMPDRAPSLQDYLADQIGELEIDEEERGLARHICSFVDRTGYLGARLKVRKGKEREEPDDEDKDKPRKKKPDDENDEELYSDVFRTVPLSEIASLYDGQVTADDVEDTLVHIVQKLDPPGVAARDLKECLLLQIPPDSPLADAMRVIVRDHLEDVGANRIPVIQRATRYELSTIQDTIAAIQHLDPKPGLKFSDSGTRYVMPDVVVERADDSEYTVRLTDEWVPRIRVSKRIVDLCKRQDLAESVKEELRKKLQSADWLVKAVEQRRNTLLKVTKAIIDHQRSFLDYGPEHIHPLKMQQIADLVKVHVTTVSRAVDDKWVQTPRGVFPLKRFFGGGKANNQTGEDVAYEVMKQKLLELVSNEDKANPLSDEELVTQLKADGYPVARRTVTKYRKMLNIPSSRQRKDWSLSPTTT from the coding sequence ATGGATCTCCGCGTCCGTCAGGACCTGCGCCAGGTCCTGGCCCCGCGCATGATCCAGTCGATGGAAATTCTCCAGTTGTCCATCACGGACCTCCAAGCGAAGATTGATGAGGCGCTCCAGGAAAACCCGTTCCTGGAACTGAAGGAGAAGCTCGGCGAAGTGGACGAGGTGGCGCCGGACTTCAACCCGGACGCGCCGCTGAAGCACGACGAAACGGGCGACCTGGAGTTCAGCCGGCTGGAGGAGCTCAACCGCGACTGGGACGACCACTTCAACGAGGAGCACCGCGGGAGCCGGGCGTCGATGGAGGAGGACGGCGACCGGAAGCTCGAAGCGATGGCGAACATGCCCGATCGCGCCCCGTCGCTGCAGGACTACCTCGCGGACCAGATCGGCGAACTGGAAATCGACGAAGAGGAGCGGGGCCTCGCGCGCCACATCTGCAGCTTCGTGGACCGCACCGGGTACCTCGGTGCCCGGCTCAAGGTCCGCAAGGGCAAGGAGCGCGAGGAGCCGGACGACGAGGACAAGGACAAGCCCCGGAAGAAGAAGCCCGACGACGAGAACGACGAGGAACTGTACAGCGACGTGTTCCGCACCGTGCCATTGAGCGAAATTGCCTCGCTCTACGACGGACAGGTGACCGCCGATGACGTCGAGGACACGCTCGTCCACATCGTGCAGAAGCTCGACCCGCCCGGCGTCGCGGCCCGCGACCTCAAAGAGTGCCTGCTCCTCCAGATCCCGCCGGACTCGCCGCTGGCCGACGCGATGCGCGTCATCGTCCGCGACCACCTCGAGGACGTCGGCGCCAACCGCATCCCGGTGATCCAGAGGGCCACGCGGTACGAGCTCTCGACCATTCAGGACACGATCGCGGCGATCCAGCACCTGGACCCGAAGCCGGGGCTCAAGTTCTCCGATTCCGGCACGCGGTACGTGATGCCCGACGTGGTGGTGGAGCGCGCCGACGACAGCGAGTACACGGTGCGCCTCACCGACGAGTGGGTGCCGCGCATCCGCGTGAGCAAGCGCATCGTCGATCTGTGCAAGCGCCAGGACCTGGCCGAGAGCGTGAAGGAGGAGCTGCGCAAGAAGCTCCAATCGGCCGACTGGCTCGTGAAGGCCGTGGAGCAGCGCCGCAACACGCTGCTCAAGGTGACGAAGGCGATCATCGACCACCAGCGCTCGTTCCTGGACTACGGCCCCGAGCACATCCACCCGCTGAAGATGCAGCAGATCGCCGACCTGGTGAAGGTCCACGTGACGACCGTGAGCCGGGCCGTGGACGACAAGTGGGTGCAGACCCCGCGCGGCGTGTTCCCGCTGAAGCGGTTCTTCGGGGGCGGCAAGGCCAACAACCAGACCGGCGAGGACGTGGCCTACGAGGTGATGAAGCAGAAGCTCCTCGAGCTCGTGTCCAACGAGGACAAGGCGAACCCGCTCTCGGACGAGGAACTGGTTACCCAACTGAAGGCCGACGGGTACCCGGTGGCGCGCCGCACCGTGACCAAGTACCGCAAGATGCTGAACATCCCGAGCAGCCGCCAGCGCAAGGACTGGTCGCTCTCGCCGACGACCACGTGA